The Arachis hypogaea cultivar Tifrunner chromosome 14, arahy.Tifrunner.gnm2.J5K5, whole genome shotgun sequence genome has a segment encoding these proteins:
- the LOC112740880 gene encoding heat shock 70 kDa protein 17: protein MASFFSKPALILSFFLLFFLFPAQSAVFSVDLGSESLKVAVVNLKPGQTPISIAINEMSKRKSPALVSFNSGNRLLAEEAAGLTARYPQDVYSQIRDLIGKPYGFAKKFLNSMYLPFEVKEDSRGTVSFVVEGDGGATQYSAEELVAMVLGYAVHLAEFHSKVPIKDAVISVPPYFGQAERKGVLQAAQLAGINVLSLINEHSGAALQYGIDKDFSNESRHVVFYDMGSGSTYAALVYFSAYKSKEYGKTVSVNQFQVKDVRWNAELGGQNMELRLVEHFADEFNKQVGGGIDVRKFPKAMAKLKKQVKRTKEILSANTAAPISVESLHNDIDFRSSITREKFEELCDDIWEQSLLPVKEVIEHSGLSMDQIYAVELIGGATRVPKLQAKLQEFLGRKQLDRHLDADEAIVLGAALHAANLSDGIKLNRKLGMIDGSLYGFVVELDGPDLLKDESSRQLLVPRMKKLPSKMFRSVSHNKDFEVLLAYESENHLPPGVTSPEIAKYQISGLTDASEKYSSRNLSSPIKAIIHFSLSRSGILSLDRADAVIEITEWVEVPKKTLTVENSTISSNLSTEAGANNNSTESSEKMETDSGGNTTDSNAEEIVAAEPVMEKKLKKKTFRVPLKIVEKDPGMSLSKDFLAEAKGKLEALDKKDAERKRTAELKNNLEGYIYTTKEKIDTVEEFEKVSTSEERQSFVEKLDEVQDWLYTDGEDANATEFQERLDMLKAVGDPVFFRLKELTARPAAIEHAQKYLDELKQIVQEWKVNKSWLPKERVDAILDDAEKLKKWLDEKETEQQNISGFSTPAFTSEEVLLKVFDLQNKVASVNKIPKPKPKIQKPVKNETESKVQEDSGNSNSTSTTGDQSGDSSEGTSDEFADNQEGPSVEKNDEQTEVHDEL, encoded by the exons ATGGCGTCGTTCTTCTCGAAGCCGGCGTTGATTCTCTCGTTCTTTCTGCTTTTCTTCCTCTTTCCTGCTCAATCCGCGGTGTTCAGCGTAGATCTGGGGTCCGAATCGCTCAAAGTTGCTGTCGTGAACTTGAAACCTGGTCAGACACCGATCTCTATCGCCATCAACGAGATGTCGAAGCGCAAATCACCGGCGCTGGTTTCCTTCAACTCCGGCAACCGTCTCCTTGCCGAAGAAGCCGCTGGCCTCACCGCTCGCTATCCGCAGGACGTGTACTCCCAAATCAGGGACCTCATAGGGAAACCCTACGGCTTCGCCAAGAAGTTTCTGAATTCAATGTACCTCCCTTTCGAGGTGAAGGAGGATTCCAGAGGCACAGTGAGCTTCGTGGTGGAAGGCGATGGTGGCGCCACTCAGTATTCCGCGGAGGAATTGGTGGCTATGGTGCTGGGCTATGCGGTGCATTTGGCGGAGTTCCACTCCAAGGTTCCGATCAAAGACGCCGTGATATCGGTGCCGCCTTATTTCGGGCAGGCTGAGAGGAAAGGGGTACTTCAGGCGGCTCAGTTGGCGGGGATTAATGTTCTCTCGCTGATAAATGAGCATTCTGGCGCTGCGTTGCAGTATGGGATTGACAAAGACTTTTCCAATGAGTCCAGGCATGTTGTTTTTTATGACATGGGTTCTGGCAGTACCTATGCTGCACTTGTGTATTTCTCAGCGTACAAGAGCAAAGAGTATGGGAAGACTGTGTCTGTGAACCAGTTTCAG GTTAAGGACGTACGCTGGAACGCAGAGCTGGGTGGCCAGAATATGGAACTCCGGTTGGTGGAGCATTTTGCAGATGAGTTCAATAAACAAGTTGGTGGTGGAATAGATGTGAGGAAATTTCCCAAGGCTATGGCAAAATTGAAGAAGCAGGTTAAGCGAACAAAAGAAATTCTTAGTGCAAACACGGCAGCTCCTATTTCAGTTGAATCACTTCATAATGATATAGACTTCAG GAGCTCAATAACCCGTGAGAAGTTTGAAGAGCTTTGTGATGATATTTGGGAACAATCTCTTCTGCCAGTGAAAGAGGTGATTGAGCATTCTGGCTTGTCAATGGACCAGATATATGCGGTGGAGTTGATTGGAGGTGCTACCAGAGTGCCAAAGCTACAG GCTAAGCTTCAAGAGTTCCTTGGGAGAAAACAACTTGATAGGCATCTTGATGCTGATGAAGCTATTGTTCTTGGTGCAGCGTTGCACGCTGCAAATTTAAGTGATGGAATTAAATTGAACCGCAAGCTAGGAATGATTGATGGTTCTTTGTATGGATTTGTGGTTGAGTTGGATGGTCCTGATCTTCTGAAGGATGAAAGCTCGAGGCAGTTACTAGTACCACGAATGAAGAAACTACCGAGCAAG ATGTTCAGATCCGTTAGTCACAACAAGGATTTTGAAGTGTTGCTAGCTTATGAAAGTGAAAATCATTTACCACCGGGTGTCACTTCTCCTGAAATTGCAAAATACCAGATTTCTGGTTTGACAGATGCAAGTGAGAA ATACTCATCTCGAAACCTGTCGTCCCCTATCAAGGCAATTATACATTTCTCTCTAAGCAGAAGTGGAATTCTCTCTCTTGATCGGGCTGATGCTGTTATCGAAATAACAGAATGGGTGGAAGTTCCCAAAAAGACCCTGACCGTAGAGAACTCGACTATTTCATCGAACCTATCAACTGAAGCTGGTGCTAACAACAATTCCACAGAAAGCAGTGAAAAAATGGAAACTGATAGTGGGGGTAATACAACCGATAGTAATGCGGAGGAGATAGTAGCTGCTGAACCTGTCATGGAGAAAAAGCTTAAAAAGAAGACCTTTAGGGTACCATTAAAG ATTGTTGAGAAAGATCCTGGAATGTCTCTGTCTAAAGATTTTCTTGCCGAAGCCAAAGGAAAATTGGAAGCACTAGACAAAAAAGATGCTGAAAGAAAAAGAACGGCcgagttaaaaaataatttagaaggtTATATATATACCACTAAGGAAAAG ATTGATACTGTTGAAGAGTTTGAAAAAGTTTCTACAAGTGAGGAACGCCAGTCCTTTGTTGAGAAGCTTGATGAG GTGCAAGATTGGTTGTACACAGATGGTGAAGATGCCAATGCTACTGAGTTTCAAGAACGTCTAGATATGTTGAAAGCTGTTGGTGATCCAGTTTTCTTTAG GTTAAAAGAGCTTACAGCTCGACCAGCTGCTATTGAACATGCCCAGAAATATCTCGATGAGCTGAAGCAG ATTGTTCAAGAGTGGAAGGTAAACAAGTCTTGGCTTCCAAAAGAACGAGTAGATGCG ATTCTAGATGATGCTGAAAAGTTAAAGAAGTGGTTGGATGAAAAAGAGACTGAACAACAGAA TATTTCTGGATTCAGTACACCAGCTTTTACTTCTGAAGAAGTACTTTTGAAGGTGTTTGATCTTCAAAACAAG GTTGCCAGTGTTAATAAAATTCCCAAGCCTAAGCCT